The sequence GCTAATCCGTCTCCTCCAGCGGGCGGGCCAGCGCCGCCGCGCTCCAGAAGCCCAGCGCCAGCAGCACGGCGAGGGCGATCACCCCCATCAGCACCGCGTCATAGGAGCCGGTGGCGGTCCACAGCATCGCCATCCCCGCCGGCGCCAGCGCGCGGGAGAAGGTGGCGGGCACGGAGAGCACGCCGTTCACCGCCCCATAGGCACGACGGGTCAGCAGTTCCGGTACCACTAGCCCGCGCACGATGGTGAGGATGCCGTTGACCGAGCCATAGGCGAGGGCGAACAGCGCGACATAGACGAAATCCGGCGGGATCAGCTCCAGCGCCAGAAAGGCCAGCGGGAACACCGCGACGATGACGGAACCCACCACCCGCACCGGCGCGCGCGGCGCCAGCAGGGTGACGAGAATGCGCCCGCCAACCTGTGCCGGGCCGATGAAGGCGATGGCGCTGACCACGGTGGCGGTGTCGAAGCCGCGTTCCACCAGCAGCGGGTACATGTGGAAGGTGAAGCCGGAGAACATGGCGGCATAGGCGGTGAAAGCCACCGCCAGCGCCCAGAACACCTTCTGGCGCAGCACCTCGCCGATGACCGAGCGCGGCGCGCCCGCCGCATGCGGACGCGCCGGCGGCGCGTCGCGCCCAACGCCGGCGGAGAGGAAATTCGCCGTCGCGCACAGCCCGATATTGATCGCCGCCAGCACCAGCAGCGTGCCGCGCCAGCCAAGACTATCGAGCAGCAGCTGGATCAGCGGAATGAAGACGGTGGAGGCAAAGCCGCCCCACAGAGTGAGCGCGGTGATGCCCGGGCGCGCCTGCAGCGGCCCCGCCCGCCGCGCCACCACGGCGAAGGCCGGCTCATAGAGCGTCGCCGCCTGCACCGCGCCGATGCCGGCCACCGCGACATAGAACAGGACGAGGCTCGACACCTGCGACCACAGCGCCAGCAGCAGCCCGGCCGCCAGCGACGCGCCGGCCATCACCGCCCGGCCATGGCCACGGTCGATGGCGGCCCCGGCGGGATAGGCGGCGAGACCGGAAAAGGCGAGGCCGAGCGTCGCCGCCCCGTAAAGCTCGGCCTTGGACCAGCCGAGATCGGCCCCCATCGCCTGCGCGATCTGCGGGAAACTGTAATAGAGGCTGCCCCAGGAACAGAGCTGGGCCATGCCGAGCCCGATGATGAAGGGCGTGCGCCCATCGGGCGGCGCGGAGGGGGAAGCGGCGGTCACGACAGGCGCACTCTCAACTCACTCACCCACGTTCTCGCCCGCGCGCCCGTCACGCGCCGCCGGCGCGAGCCGCAGCCGCACCAGATGCACCCAGTAGCTGGCGCCCACCGGCAGCAGCGCGTCGTTGAAATCATAGGCGGCATTGTGCAGATTCGGACCCGGCCCGCTGGCGAGGCAGAGATAGGCGCCCGGCACGGCTTCGAGCATGTAGGCGAAATCCTCCGCCGCCATGATCGGCTCGAAGGCGGGGTCCACCTGCTCGCCCACCGTCGCCCGCGCCGCTGCCAGCGCGTCCTCGAACGGCCCGGCATGGTTCACCAGCGGGGGATAGCGGCGCTCATAGCGGATGTCCGCCCGCGCGCCCTGCGCGGCGCATACGCCGTCGACAATGGCGCGCAGCCGCGCCTCCACGAGATCGCGCACCTCAGGAGAAAAGCTGCGCACCGTGCCGCGCAGCACCACCTCATCGGGAATGACGTTCCAGGTGTCGCCGCCATGGATCTGGGTGACGCTGACGACCGCCGCCTCCTGCGGGTTCACCGCGCGGGCGACGATGGCTTGCAGCTGGGTGACGATATGGGCGGCAGTGAGCACGGGGTCGATGCCGCGCTGGGGCATCGCCGCATGGGCGCCGCGCCCGATCACCTTCACCTCGAAAATGTCGAAGGCGGCG comes from Ancylobacter polymorphus and encodes:
- a CDS encoding M20 aminoacylase family protein; the encoded protein is MVQQATGDGSGILPDLAAQADELSQWRRSLHAMPETAFAEHRTSAFVADKLESFGLPVHRGFAGTGLVATLKGRLGDGPAIGLRADMDALDIHEATNLPWRSDTPGKMHACGHDGHMTMLLAAARHLSQNPDFAGTVHFIFQPAEENEGGGKVMVDEGLFDRFPMQAVYGLHNWPNAPFGTFLGRPGAMFAAFDIFEVKVIGRGAHAAMPQRGIDPVLTAAHIVTQLQAIVARAVNPQEAAVVSVTQIHGGDTWNVIPDEVVLRGTVRSFSPEVRDLVEARLRAIVDGVCAAQGARADIRYERRYPPLVNHAGPFEDALAAARATVGEQVDPAFEPIMAAEDFAYMLEAVPGAYLCLASGPGPNLHNAAYDFNDALLPVGASYWVHLVRLRLAPAARDGRAGENVGE
- a CDS encoding MFS transporter, translated to MTAASPSAPPDGRTPFIIGLGMAQLCSWGSLYYSFPQIAQAMGADLGWSKAELYGAATLGLAFSGLAAYPAGAAIDRGHGRAVMAGASLAAGLLLALWSQVSSLVLFYVAVAGIGAVQAATLYEPAFAVVARRAGPLQARPGITALTLWGGFASTVFIPLIQLLLDSLGWRGTLLVLAAINIGLCATANFLSAGVGRDAPPARPHAAGAPRSVIGEVLRQKVFWALAVAFTAYAAMFSGFTFHMYPLLVERGFDTATVVSAIAFIGPAQVGGRILVTLLAPRAPVRVVGSVIVAVFPLAFLALELIPPDFVYVALFALAYGSVNGILTIVRGLVVPELLTRRAYGAVNGVLSVPATFSRALAPAGMAMLWTATGSYDAVLMGVIALAVLLALGFWSAAALARPLEETD